From the genome of Novosphingobium sp. TH158, one region includes:
- a CDS encoding fumarate hydratase produces the protein MADMVIIREEDLIESVADALQYISYYHPMDYIRALGEAYEAEQGPAAKDAIAQILTNSRMCAEGHRPICQDTGIVNVFVEWGQNCRLESEKSLQDVVDEGVRRAYLHPDNKLRASVLADPAFTRRNTRDNTPCVLHVTMVKGNKVSVDVAAKGGGSENKSKFKMMNPSDNIVDWVIEMLPQMGAGWCPPGMLGIGIGGTAEHCMLLAKQALMEPIDMGQLKQRGPQNDIEALRIEIFDKVNALGIGAQGLGGLSTILDVKILDAPCHAAGKPVAMIPNCAATRHAHFTLDGSGPSFLETPKLDEWPQVHWKPDAAAKKVNLDTLTAEEVRSWKQGDRLLLNGKMLTGRDAAHKRIQDMLAKGESLPVDFKGRAIYYVGPVDPVVGEVVGPAGPTTATRMDKFTEMMCELGLLVMIGKAERGQGATDVIARSKTAYLMAVGGAAYLVARAIREAKVVAFEDLGMEAIYEFTVEDMPVTVAVDSEGNNVHQLAPLVWKDKIASEGLLKA, from the coding sequence ATGGCCGACATGGTGATCATCCGCGAGGAAGACCTGATCGAAAGCGTCGCCGATGCGCTGCAGTACATATCGTACTACCACCCCATGGACTATATCCGCGCGCTGGGCGAAGCCTATGAAGCGGAACAGGGCCCGGCGGCGAAGGACGCCATTGCCCAGATCCTCACCAACAGCCGCATGTGCGCCGAAGGCCACCGGCCGATCTGCCAGGACACCGGCATCGTCAACGTCTTCGTCGAATGGGGCCAGAACTGCCGGCTCGAATCGGAAAAGTCGCTGCAGGACGTGGTCGATGAAGGCGTGCGCCGCGCCTATCTCCATCCCGACAACAAGCTGCGCGCATCGGTTCTCGCTGACCCTGCCTTCACCCGCCGCAACACCCGCGACAACACGCCCTGCGTGCTGCACGTGACCATGGTGAAGGGCAACAAGGTCTCGGTCGATGTCGCGGCCAAGGGCGGCGGCTCGGAGAACAAGTCCAAGTTCAAGATGATGAACCCCAGCGACAACATCGTCGACTGGGTGATCGAGATGCTGCCGCAGATGGGCGCCGGCTGGTGCCCGCCGGGCATGCTCGGCATCGGCATCGGCGGCACGGCGGAACACTGCATGCTGCTGGCCAAGCAGGCGCTGATGGAGCCCATCGACATGGGCCAGCTCAAGCAGCGCGGCCCGCAGAACGATATCGAGGCGCTGCGCATCGAGATTTTCGACAAGGTCAATGCCCTCGGCATCGGCGCGCAGGGCCTGGGCGGTCTGTCCACGATCCTCGACGTCAAGATCCTCGACGCGCCGTGTCATGCCGCGGGCAAGCCGGTGGCGATGATTCCGAACTGCGCCGCCACCCGGCACGCGCACTTCACGCTCGACGGTTCCGGGCCCAGCTTCCTCGAAACGCCCAAGCTCGATGAGTGGCCGCAGGTGCACTGGAAGCCTGATGCGGCGGCAAAGAAGGTCAACCTCGATACCCTGACGGCCGAGGAAGTCCGCAGCTGGAAGCAGGGCGATCGCCTGCTGCTCAACGGCAAGATGCTCACCGGCCGCGATGCCGCGCACAAGCGCATCCAGGACATGCTGGCCAAGGGCGAATCGCTCCCGGTCGATTTCAAGGGCCGCGCCATCTATTACGTCGGACCTGTCGATCCGGTGGTTGGCGAAGTGGTCGGCCCGGCCGGCCCGACGACCGCGACCCGCATGGACAAGTTCACCGAGATGATGTGCGAGCTTGGCCTGCTGGTCATGATCGGCAAGGCCGAACGCGGCCAGGGTGCAACCGATGTGATCGCCCGCAGCAAGACCGCCTATCTCATGGCGGTCGGCGGTGCGGCCTACCTTGTCGCCCGCGCTATCCGCGAGGCAAAGGTTGTCGCCTTCGAGGACCTGGGCATGGAAGCGATCTACGAATTCACCGTGGAAGACATGCCGGTAACGGTCGCGGTCGATTCGGAAGGCAACAATGTCCACCAGCTCGCCCCGCTTGTCTGGAAGGACAAGATTGCCAGCGAAGGCCTGCTGAAGGCCTGA
- a CDS encoding sensor histidine kinase: MTETTAPPPRVPARLVLASIAGLWLCYLVVATLRSYLVGLEFQGPLFWRRLAVTIASMAVTAGIWPLLRLLDARSLWAKAITVAIVAFPASLALAAINQWVFSDIENQVVAKIGEREGIRIRRDEAGNVLVDVPGLKREADSAPSDEAPIALPTPEPHVRTIAQQEADADAAVTIDPATAEETRWRQLTDVALSRYFLIIAWAAIYLALLIAEQARVAERREGEYRRAAKQAELRSLRYQINPHFLFNTLNSLSSLVMTGKQEAAETMIQSLASFYRRGLSEDPTGDHPLSEEIELQRLYLEIEAVRFPERLKLSVDVSPELGLVPVPGMILQPLVENAVKYGVARSTRPVTIAIAARSEFGQLVISVADDGPAPASEEHGMGIGLANVRDRLNARFGDAAGFVSGPVPGGYRTELRLPLPG; encoded by the coding sequence ATGACTGAGACCACCGCCCCGCCGCCGCGCGTTCCCGCCCGGCTTGTCCTCGCTTCGATAGCGGGGCTCTGGTTGTGCTACCTCGTTGTCGCCACGCTGCGCAGCTATCTGGTCGGGCTGGAGTTCCAGGGCCCGCTGTTCTGGCGCCGCCTGGCCGTTACCATCGCCTCCATGGCCGTAACGGCAGGCATCTGGCCCTTGCTGCGGCTGCTCGATGCCCGCAGCCTGTGGGCCAAGGCGATCACTGTGGCCATCGTCGCTTTCCCCGCCTCGCTGGCGCTGGCGGCGATTAACCAGTGGGTCTTTTCCGACATCGAGAACCAGGTCGTCGCCAAGATCGGCGAGCGCGAGGGGATACGCATCCGTCGCGACGAGGCAGGCAACGTGCTGGTCGATGTTCCCGGCCTGAAGCGCGAGGCGGATTCGGCGCCCAGCGATGAAGCCCCGATCGCCTTGCCCACGCCCGAGCCGCACGTGCGCACGATTGCCCAGCAGGAAGCCGATGCCGATGCGGCGGTAACCATCGATCCGGCGACCGCCGAGGAAACCCGCTGGCGGCAGCTGACCGATGTTGCCCTTTCGCGCTACTTCCTGATCATTGCCTGGGCGGCAATCTACCTCGCCTTGCTGATCGCCGAGCAGGCGCGCGTCGCGGAGCGGCGCGAGGGTGAATATCGCCGCGCCGCCAAGCAGGCAGAGCTGCGGTCGCTGCGCTACCAGATCAACCCGCACTTCCTGTTCAACACGCTCAATTCGCTGTCCTCGCTGGTGATGACCGGCAAGCAGGAAGCGGCGGAAACCATGATCCAGTCGCTTGCCTCTTTCTATCGCCGCGGGCTTTCCGAAGACCCGACGGGCGATCACCCGCTGTCGGAAGAAATCGAGCTGCAACGCCTCTATCTGGAAATCGAGGCGGTGCGCTTCCCTGAGCGCCTGAAGCTCAGCGTCGATGTCTCGCCCGAGCTGGGTCTGGTACCGGTGCCGGGCATGATCCTGCAGCCGCTGGTGGAAAATGCCGTGAAGTATGGCGTGGCCCGCTCCACCCGCCCGGTGACGATTGCCATCGCCGCGCGAAGCGAATTCGGGCAGCTGGTGATCAGCGTTGCTGACGATGGCCCCGCCCCGGCTTCCGAAGAACACGGCATGGGCATCGGTCTTGCCAACGTCCGAGATCGGCTGAACGCCCGGTTCGGCGATGCCGCGGGCTTTGTGTCCGGTCCCGTTCCGGGCGGCTATCGCACCGAACTGCGGTTGCCGCTGCCGGGCTAG